Proteins encoded by one window of Drosophila melanogaster chromosome X:
- the CG6470 gene encoding uncharacterized protein, isoform A: MNKPQKPIKVKRAKRTGCSRIQPQEFVEAQVENARRAVERKLIYLSESNRASASTRAAKRSTAGAGGGAGREGSSMAGHAHGERRRRSKRSLLHAPAQEETDEEESSPLEKTNNYDNRRRSSCNLLLSPRRNGLTPRNYEAEAEAAEMEAIMAAQQASNGTTKPDHDEGDGGEYQGGPFGRLQLKPLGSYATDQQLPSYSCGVCGAKFHIRSLLGAHRHTHDDDFKVRFRARRPRESRTTLTTVHLCKYCDRSFDLERTLHIHLLSYCKKIPPQQRRKLAFTELAHEKKAPLPNFQRAQQPVHHQGNSATNQQDQMTQQEKLQKIIMRESAVHERWR; encoded by the exons ATGAACAAGCCGCAAAAGCCCATCAAGGTGAAGCGCGCCAAGCGGACCGGATGCTCCAGGATTCAGCCGCAGGAATTCGTGGAGGCTCAGGTGGAGAACGCGCGCAGGGCGGTGGAGCGCAAGCTGATCTACCTGTCCGAGTCGAACAGAGCCAGTGCATCCACTCGGGCGGCCAAGCGAAGCACGGCTGGCgcaggcggaggagcaggGCGGGAAGGATCGAGCATGGCTGGCCATGCCCATGGTGAGCGTCGCAGGCGCAGCAAGAGGAGTCTGCTACACGCTCCAGCTCAGGAAGAGACCGACGAGGAGGAGAGTTCGCCGCTGGAGAAGACGAACAACTACGATAACAGAAGACGCAGCAGTTGCAATC TATTGCTATCTCCTCGTCGCAATGGCCTCACGCCCCGGAACTACGAGGCCGAGGCCGAGGCAGCGGAAATGGAAGCCATTATGGCCGCACAGCAAGCCTCCAACGGAACGACGAAGCCCGATCATGATGAAGGAGATGGCGGGGAGTATCAGGGCGGACCGTTTGGCCGACTGCAGCTGAAGCCGCTGGGCAGCTATGCCACGGACCAGCAGCTGCCCAGCTACTCGTGCGGCGTGTGCGGTGCCAAGTTTCACATCCGATCGCTGCTGGGCGCCCACCGGCACACCCACGACGATGACTTCAAGGTGCGCTTCCGTGCACGGCGACCGCGGGAGAGCAGAACCACCCTGACCACCGTCCATTTGTGCAAGTACTGCGATCGCTCCTTCGACCTGGAACGCACGCTGCACATCCATCTGCTGAGCTACTGCAAGAAGATACCGCCGCAGCAGCGCCGCAAGCTGGCCTTCACGGAACTGGCGCACGAGAAGAAGGCGCCGTTGCCCAACTTTCAGCGGGCGCAGCAGCCGGTTCACCACCAGGGAAACAGTGCCACCAACCAGCAGGATCAGATGACCCAGCAGGAAAAACTTCAGAAGATTATCATGCGCGAGTCGGCAGTGCACGAGCGCTGGCGCTAG
- the HisRS gene encoding Histidyl-tRNA synthetase, isoform A, whose amino-acid sequence MSDTREQILEQIKVQGDLVRQLKAAKESKEKIDEEVARLLALKATLGGDAAPTNQKFTLKTPKGTRDYGPQQMTLRQGVLDKIVQVFKRHGGEAIDTPVFELKEVLTGKYGEDSKLIYDLKDQGGEILSMRYDLTVPLARYLAMNKISSIKRYHIAKVYRRDNPAMTKGRYREFYQCDFDIAGTYDPMLPDAECVKIVSEILDTLDIGDYVIKLNHRQLLDGMFQACGVPADSFRTICSAVDKLDKSPWADVRKEMVDEKGLDEAAADRIGEYVRLSGGAELVEQLLANEKLKAVPNAVKGLEGMKQLLKYCSIFGLDKRVSFDLSLARGLDYYTGVIYEGVLKGESATVASPAKTSQQNGEQANEPATVGSVAGGGRYDNLVGMFDPRGKAVPCVGVSIGVERIFSVLEARAAASGLKLRTSDVEVYVASAHKGLHEQRLKVLNLLWDAGVKAEHSYKLNPKLLVQLQHCEEHQIPLVVVLGDAELAQGLVKLREVTTREETNVKLEDLAAEIRRRQQASA is encoded by the exons ATGAGTGATACGCGTGAGCAGATTCTGGAGCAAATCAAAGTGCAAGGCGATCTCGTCCGTCAATTGAAAGCAGCGAAGGAGTCGAAGGAGAAG ATCGATGAGGAGGTCGCCCGCCTACTGGCCCTAAAGGCCACTCTTGGCGGAGATGCCGCCCCCACCAATCAGAAGTTCACGCTAAAGACGCCCAAAGGCACACGGGACTATGGTCCTCAGCAGATGACCCTGCGCCAGGGCGTCCTGGACAAGATCGTCCAGGTGTTCAAGCGCCACGGCGGCGAAGCCATCGATACGCCCGTGTTCGAGCTGAAG GAAGTGCTGACGGGCAAGTACGGCGAGGACTCAAAGCTGATCTACGACTTGAAGGATCAGGGCGGTGAGATCCTATCGATGAGGTATGACTTGACCGTGCCGCTGGCTCGTTACCTGGCGATGAACAAGATCTCGAGCATCAAGCGCTACCACATCGCCAAGGTCTATCGACGCGACAATCCGGCAATGACCAAGGGTCGCTATCGGGAGTTCTACCAATGTGACTTCGACATCGCCGGCACCTACGATCCCATGCTGCCGGATGCCGAGTGCGTCAAGATTGTGTCGGAGATACTGGACACGCTGGACATTGGAGACTATGTGATAAAGCTAAATCACCGCCAGCTTTTGGACGGCATGTTCCAGGCGTGCGGAGTGCCGGCGGATAGCTTCCGCACCATCTGCTCAGCGGTGGATAAGTTGGATAAG TCGCCCTGGGCGGATGTGCGCAAGGAGATGGTGGATGAGAAGGGTCTGGACGAGGCAGCAGCGGATCGAATTGGCGAGTACGTGCGACTGAGCGGCGGTGCCGAGCTGGTGGAACAACTGCTGGCCAACGAGAAGCTCAAGGCTGTGCCAAATGCCGTAAAGGGTCTGGAGGGCATGAAGCAGCTCCTTAAGTACTGTTCCATATTCGGTCTGGATAAGCGAGTTAGCTTCGATTTGAGTCTGGCCCGTGGCCTGGACTACTACACCGGTGTTATCTACGAAGGTGTGCTCAAGGGAGAGTCCGCCACCGTGGCATCTCCGGCGAAGACATCACAGCAGAACGGAGAGCAGGCGAACGAGCCGGCCACCGTGGGATCCGTGGCTGGAGGCGGTCGCTACGACAACCTGGTGGGCATGTTCGATCCGCGCGGCAAGGCTGTGCCCTGCGTGGGCGTGTCTATTGGCGTGGAGCGCATTTTCTCGGTTCTGGAGGCGCGGGCGGCTGCAAGCGGTCTGAAGTTGCGAACCAGCGACGTGGAGGTTTACGTGGCCTCCGCCCACAAGGGTCTCCACGAGCAGCGTCTGAAGGTTCTGAACCTGCTGTGGGATGCGGGCGTGAAG GCGGAGCACTCTTACAAGCTGAACCCTAAGCTGTTAGTACAGCTGCAGCACTGCGAGGAGCACCAGATTCCTCTGGTGGTTGTCCTCGGCGACGCAGAGCTGGCGCAGGGATTGGTCAAACTGCGTGAGGTGACCACGCGCGAGGAGACCAACGTAAAGCTTGAGGATCTGGCCGCCGAGATCCGGCGACGGCAGCAAGCCTCCGCCTAG
- the HisRS gene encoding Histidyl-tRNA synthetase, isoform E, with product MLRSIGRQWRCSAAFQCATFQTAPSGGGRVSSSGVPAQRQQQQQPQKQQQAQVQQQQHEQLHQIDEEVARLLALKATLGGDAAPTNQKFTLKTPKGTRDYGPQQMTLRQGVLDKIVQVFKRHGGEAIDTPVFELKEVLTGKYGEDSKLIYDLKDQGGEILSMRYDLTVPLARYLAMNKISSIKRYHIAKVYRRDNPAMTKGRYREFYQCDFDIAGTYDPMLPDAECVKIVSEILDTLDIGDYVIKLNHRQLLDGMFQACGVPADSFRTICSAVDKLDKSPWADVRKEMVDEKGLDEAAADRIGEYVRLSGGAELVEQLLANEKLKAVPNAVKGLEGMKQLLKYCSIFGLDKRVSFDLSLARGLDYYTGVIYEGVLKGESATVASPAKTSQQNGEQANEPATVGSVAGGGRYDNLVGMFDPRGKAVPCVGVSIGVERIFSVLEARAAASGLKLRTSDVEVYVASAHKGLHEQRLKVLNLLWDAGVKAEHSYKLNPKLLVQLQHCEEHQIPLVVVLGDAELAQGLVKLREVTTREETNVKLEDLAAEIRRRQQASA from the exons atgTTGCGTTCAATTGGCCGCCAGTGGCGCTGTAGTGCTGCGTTTCAGTGTGCAACGTTCCAGACGGCGCCCTCTGGCGGCGGACGCGTCAGCTCGTCCGGCGTTCCAGcccaacgacaacaacaacaacagccacaaaaacaacaacaagcacaagtacaacaacaacaacatgagCAACTGCATCAG ATCGATGAGGAGGTCGCCCGCCTACTGGCCCTAAAGGCCACTCTTGGCGGAGATGCCGCCCCCACCAATCAGAAGTTCACGCTAAAGACGCCCAAAGGCACACGGGACTATGGTCCTCAGCAGATGACCCTGCGCCAGGGCGTCCTGGACAAGATCGTCCAGGTGTTCAAGCGCCACGGCGGCGAAGCCATCGATACGCCCGTGTTCGAGCTGAAG GAAGTGCTGACGGGCAAGTACGGCGAGGACTCAAAGCTGATCTACGACTTGAAGGATCAGGGCGGTGAGATCCTATCGATGAGGTATGACTTGACCGTGCCGCTGGCTCGTTACCTGGCGATGAACAAGATCTCGAGCATCAAGCGCTACCACATCGCCAAGGTCTATCGACGCGACAATCCGGCAATGACCAAGGGTCGCTATCGGGAGTTCTACCAATGTGACTTCGACATCGCCGGCACCTACGATCCCATGCTGCCGGATGCCGAGTGCGTCAAGATTGTGTCGGAGATACTGGACACGCTGGACATTGGAGACTATGTGATAAAGCTAAATCACCGCCAGCTTTTGGACGGCATGTTCCAGGCGTGCGGAGTGCCGGCGGATAGCTTCCGCACCATCTGCTCAGCGGTGGATAAGTTGGATAAG TCGCCCTGGGCGGATGTGCGCAAGGAGATGGTGGATGAGAAGGGTCTGGACGAGGCAGCAGCGGATCGAATTGGCGAGTACGTGCGACTGAGCGGCGGTGCCGAGCTGGTGGAACAACTGCTGGCCAACGAGAAGCTCAAGGCTGTGCCAAATGCCGTAAAGGGTCTGGAGGGCATGAAGCAGCTCCTTAAGTACTGTTCCATATTCGGTCTGGATAAGCGAGTTAGCTTCGATTTGAGTCTGGCCCGTGGCCTGGACTACTACACCGGTGTTATCTACGAAGGTGTGCTCAAGGGAGAGTCCGCCACCGTGGCATCTCCGGCGAAGACATCACAGCAGAACGGAGAGCAGGCGAACGAGCCGGCCACCGTGGGATCCGTGGCTGGAGGCGGTCGCTACGACAACCTGGTGGGCATGTTCGATCCGCGCGGCAAGGCTGTGCCCTGCGTGGGCGTGTCTATTGGCGTGGAGCGCATTTTCTCGGTTCTGGAGGCGCGGGCGGCTGCAAGCGGTCTGAAGTTGCGAACCAGCGACGTGGAGGTTTACGTGGCCTCCGCCCACAAGGGTCTCCACGAGCAGCGTCTGAAGGTTCTGAACCTGCTGTGGGATGCGGGCGTGAAG GCGGAGCACTCTTACAAGCTGAACCCTAAGCTGTTAGTACAGCTGCAGCACTGCGAGGAGCACCAGATTCCTCTGGTGGTTGTCCTCGGCGACGCAGAGCTGGCGCAGGGATTGGTCAAACTGCGTGAGGTGACCACGCGCGAGGAGACCAACGTAAAGCTTGAGGATCTGGCCGCCGAGATCCGGCGACGGCAGCAAGCCTCCGCCTAG
- the CG6481 gene encoding uncharacterized protein — MTKYFNTHILQSLVGQLSAEHRDRYLNRSTAGRYVLYASSDPCKELHPRTVKRSLRNLFATNATPHECVVRIREEKFLYPKLDCLKMTAKPLGLKSAIENMLKSEERFLRMGTNSESSTSIINLDERARGGLNASYDPNMLIGESSSNIKVLHHNPTFFSHSCTFGTENRLRSCMDSLHAQILKKFEEKQVDVDEPSSAMNQMSMQEASSEVSSEENDIPEQLIHLINSLNNRWNEIRRHEEPSEIYVNVFELLWNALSYCMQIVRRFFFNRREEPGQGSIRSYMDRAHYASFILGPATDECIAILADRIVTIIKWAMNKELQPSEIADEPQ, encoded by the coding sequence ATGACCAAGTACTTCAACACGCACATCCTACAATCGCTGGTGGGCCAGCTGTCCGCCGAGCATCGGGATCGTTATCTGAACCGGAGCACGGCGGGCCGCTACGTTCTGTATGCCTCCTCCGATCCTTGCAAGGAACTTCATCCCCGGACCGTGAAGAGGAGTTTACGGAATCTGTTTGCAACGAATGCGACGCCGCATGAATGCGTCGTGAGAATCCGTGAGGAAAAGTTCTTGTATCCGAAGCTGGATTGCCTCAAGATGACGGCGAAGCCGTTGGGCTTGAAGAGTGCTATCGAAAATATGTTGAAATCGGAGGAAAGATTCCTCAGGATGGGCACAAATTCCGAATCCTCAACGAGTATCATCAATCTGGATGAACGGGCAAGGGGCGGCCTCAACGCCTCCTATGATCCCAATATGTTAATTGGGGAGAGTAGTAGTAACATAAAAGTTCTCCATCATAACCCCACTTTCTTTAGCCATTCCTGCACCTTCGGGACAGAAAATCGTCTCAGAAGTTGCATGGATTCTCTCCATGCACAGATACTTAAGAAGTTTGAGGAGAAGCAAGTGGATGTTGATGAGCCAAGCTCCGCGATGAACCAGATGTCGATGCAGGAGGCGAGTTCCGAGGTTAGCTCAGAGGAGAACGATATTCCGGAACAGCTGATCCATCTGATCAATTCCTTGAATAATCGATGGAATGAGATCCGCCGACATGAGGAACCGAGCGAAATCTACGTTAACGTTTTTGAATTATTATGGAATGCCTTGAGCTACTGCATGCAAATCGTTCGTCGATTCTTTTTCAACAGGAGGGAGGAGCCAGGACAAGGGTCAATTCGATCCTATATGGACCGGGCACACTATGCTTCCTTTATTCTGGGACCAGCCACTGATGAGTGCATAGCGATCCTAGCGGATCGCATCGTTACCATAATCAAGTGGGCAATGAATAAGGAGCTGCAACCTTCTGAGATTGCAGACGAGCCGCAGTAG
- the HisRS gene encoding Histidyl-tRNA synthetase, isoform D, producing MSDTREQILEQIKVQGDLVRQLKAAKESKEKTAPSGGGRVSSSGVPAQRQQQQQPQKQQQAQVQQQQHEQLHQIDEEVARLLALKATLGGDAAPTNQKFTLKTPKGTRDYGPQQMTLRQGVLDKIVQVFKRHGGEAIDTPVFELKEVLTGKYGEDSKLIYDLKDQGGEILSMRYDLTVPLARYLAMNKISSIKRYHIAKVYRRDNPAMTKGRYREFYQCDFDIAGTYDPMLPDAECVKIVSEILDTLDIGDYVIKLNHRQLLDGMFQACGVPADSFRTICSAVDKLDKSPWADVRKEMVDEKGLDEAAADRIGEYVRLSGGAELVEQLLANEKLKAVPNAVKGLEGMKQLLKYCSIFGLDKRVSFDLSLARGLDYYTGVIYEGVLKGESATVASPAKTSQQNGEQANEPATVGSVAGGGRYDNLVGMFDPRGKAVPCVGVSIGVERIFSVLEARAAASGLKLRTSDVEVYVASAHKGLHEQRLKVLNLLWDAGVKAEHSYKLNPKLLVQLQHCEEHQIPLVVVLGDAELAQGLVKLREVTTREETNVKLEDLAAEIRRRQQASA from the exons ATGAGTGATACGCGTGAGCAGATTCTGGAGCAAATCAAAGTGCAAGGCGATCTCGTCCGTCAATTGAAAGCAGCGAAGGAGTCGAAGGAGAAG ACGGCGCCCTCTGGCGGCGGACGCGTCAGCTCGTCCGGCGTTCCAGcccaacgacaacaacaacaacagccacaaaaacaacaacaagcacaagtacaacaacaacaacatgagCAACTGCATCAG ATCGATGAGGAGGTCGCCCGCCTACTGGCCCTAAAGGCCACTCTTGGCGGAGATGCCGCCCCCACCAATCAGAAGTTCACGCTAAAGACGCCCAAAGGCACACGGGACTATGGTCCTCAGCAGATGACCCTGCGCCAGGGCGTCCTGGACAAGATCGTCCAGGTGTTCAAGCGCCACGGCGGCGAAGCCATCGATACGCCCGTGTTCGAGCTGAAG GAAGTGCTGACGGGCAAGTACGGCGAGGACTCAAAGCTGATCTACGACTTGAAGGATCAGGGCGGTGAGATCCTATCGATGAGGTATGACTTGACCGTGCCGCTGGCTCGTTACCTGGCGATGAACAAGATCTCGAGCATCAAGCGCTACCACATCGCCAAGGTCTATCGACGCGACAATCCGGCAATGACCAAGGGTCGCTATCGGGAGTTCTACCAATGTGACTTCGACATCGCCGGCACCTACGATCCCATGCTGCCGGATGCCGAGTGCGTCAAGATTGTGTCGGAGATACTGGACACGCTGGACATTGGAGACTATGTGATAAAGCTAAATCACCGCCAGCTTTTGGACGGCATGTTCCAGGCGTGCGGAGTGCCGGCGGATAGCTTCCGCACCATCTGCTCAGCGGTGGATAAGTTGGATAAG TCGCCCTGGGCGGATGTGCGCAAGGAGATGGTGGATGAGAAGGGTCTGGACGAGGCAGCAGCGGATCGAATTGGCGAGTACGTGCGACTGAGCGGCGGTGCCGAGCTGGTGGAACAACTGCTGGCCAACGAGAAGCTCAAGGCTGTGCCAAATGCCGTAAAGGGTCTGGAGGGCATGAAGCAGCTCCTTAAGTACTGTTCCATATTCGGTCTGGATAAGCGAGTTAGCTTCGATTTGAGTCTGGCCCGTGGCCTGGACTACTACACCGGTGTTATCTACGAAGGTGTGCTCAAGGGAGAGTCCGCCACCGTGGCATCTCCGGCGAAGACATCACAGCAGAACGGAGAGCAGGCGAACGAGCCGGCCACCGTGGGATCCGTGGCTGGAGGCGGTCGCTACGACAACCTGGTGGGCATGTTCGATCCGCGCGGCAAGGCTGTGCCCTGCGTGGGCGTGTCTATTGGCGTGGAGCGCATTTTCTCGGTTCTGGAGGCGCGGGCGGCTGCAAGCGGTCTGAAGTTGCGAACCAGCGACGTGGAGGTTTACGTGGCCTCCGCCCACAAGGGTCTCCACGAGCAGCGTCTGAAGGTTCTGAACCTGCTGTGGGATGCGGGCGTGAAG GCGGAGCACTCTTACAAGCTGAACCCTAAGCTGTTAGTACAGCTGCAGCACTGCGAGGAGCACCAGATTCCTCTGGTGGTTGTCCTCGGCGACGCAGAGCTGGCGCAGGGATTGGTCAAACTGCGTGAGGTGACCACGCGCGAGGAGACCAACGTAAAGCTTGAGGATCTGGCCGCCGAGATCCGGCGACGGCAGCAAGCCTCCGCCTAG